In Deltaproteobacteria bacterium CG2_30_66_27, one genomic interval encodes:
- a CDS encoding ferredoxin — protein sequence MDGFRYLDGVSTVRLADAACIGCGMCEEVCPHGVFALTDRKAKILDRDACMECGACAMNCPTKAISVNPGVGCAAAILNGWISGSKPSCGCGG from the coding sequence ATGGACGGGTTTCGATATCTGGACGGCGTGTCTACCGTGCGGCTTGCCGACGCCGCCTGCATCGGGTGCGGGATGTGCGAAGAGGTGTGTCCTCACGGGGTTTTCGCGCTGACGGATCGGAAGGCGAAAATCCTCGACCGCGACGCCTGCATGGAGTGTGGAGCGTGCGCGATGAATTGTCCGACGAAGGCGATCTCGGTGAATCCTGGCGTGGGGTGCGCCGCCGCGATCCTGAACGGGTGGATTTCCGGTTCGAAGCCTTCCTGCGGCTGCGGCGGGTGA
- a CDS encoding peptide-methionine (S)-S-oxide reductase → MKTFLLGMLALPLTLIAAGTVTAATKHEKATFSGGCFWCMEHPFDALPGVVSVTAGYTGGQKKNPTYQEVSAGGTGHAEAVQIVFDPSKTAYSKLLDIYWRNIDPTTVDRQFCDTGNQYRSAIFYHTEDQRQAAVRSKAALERNKPFKEQVVTGIVPAGEFYPAEEYHQHYYKKNPIRYRYYRTGCGRDRRLKELWGSAAGEEAK, encoded by the coding sequence ATGAAAACTTTTCTTCTCGGCATGCTGGCGCTTCCCTTGACGCTCATCGCGGCCGGGACGGTAACGGCCGCGACCAAACACGAAAAAGCGACCTTTTCGGGGGGCTGTTTCTGGTGCATGGAGCACCCCTTCGATGCGCTGCCCGGCGTTGTGTCGGTTACCGCCGGGTACACGGGAGGACAGAAGAAGAATCCGACCTATCAGGAGGTTTCGGCGGGCGGGACCGGCCACGCGGAGGCGGTGCAGATCGTATTCGACCCTTCCAAAACAGCCTACTCGAAACTTCTCGACATCTACTGGCGCAACATCGATCCGACCACGGTGGACCGACAGTTCTGCGATACGGGAAACCAGTACCGGTCGGCGATCTTCTACCACACGGAGGATCAGCGCCAGGCGGCGGTGCGATCGAAGGCGGCGCTCGAAAGGAACAAGCCGTTCAAGGAGCAGGTCGTGACCGGGATCGTCCCCGCCGGGGAATTCTACCCCGCGGAGGAGTATCATCAGCACTACTACAAGAAGAACCCGATCCGTTACCGGTATTACAGGACCGGGTGCGGCCGGGACCGGCGGCTAAAGGAGCTGTGGGGAAGCGCGGCCGGAGAAGAAGCGAAGTAG
- a CDS encoding peptide-methionine (R)-S-oxide reductase codes for MGATLPGILAGGVAVSGPLAIQAGATDGSAAAEIRVYSVEKGNYVMTQTVVKTNEEWKKVLTPEQYHILREKGTERAFSGKYDKHHEHGVYRCAACGLELYRSEEKYDSGTGWPSFTAPIAASNISTRPDNSFFSQRTEVICPRCGGHLGHVFDDGPKPTGKRYCMNSAALQFTATTK; via the coding sequence GTGGGCGCGACGCTTCCCGGGATACTCGCCGGAGGAGTCGCTGTTTCGGGGCCCCTTGCGATTCAGGCCGGAGCCACAGACGGGTCCGCTGCAGCGGAGATCAGGGTGTATTCCGTTGAAAAGGGGAACTACGTCATGACGCAGACCGTTGTGAAAACGAACGAAGAGTGGAAGAAAGTGCTGACGCCCGAGCAGTACCATATACTCCGGGAGAAGGGGACGGAGCGGGCCTTCAGCGGAAAGTATGACAAGCACCATGAGCACGGCGTCTACCGCTGCGCCGCCTGCGGGCTCGAATTGTACCGTTCCGAAGAGAAATACGACTCCGGTACCGGATGGCCGAGTTTCACTGCGCCGATCGCCGCTTCGAACATAAGCACACGCCCCGACAACAGTTTCTTCTCGCAGCGGACCGAGGTGATCTGCCCACGGTGCGGGGGACACCTTGGCCACGTGTTCGACGACGGGCCGAAGCCGACCGGGAAGCGGTACTGCATGAACTCGGCGGCGCTGCAGTTCACGGCCACGACGAAATGA